The DNA window GATCCGTACGAACGCTGGGAATATAGGAGACACCCGCTGCTCTGTCTAATTCTATGTCTAAATTCACGGTGAGGACGAACTGGGAATTGACTCTGCCGTTCGGGGTGGTAGTTTTAATGCACCCGCTCTTCCCTCCGTCCTTCACACCCGAACACCCGCGTCCACCATGGAACGCTCCTCCCGCGCCGATCTCATTTCGGAGGATTCCCATCCCGCCCGCACTCACACCTGCGGCGACCTCCGCGCCGAGGACAACGGCGAGGCAGTCGTCCTCAAAGGATGGGTCGACACCCGGCGCGACCACGGCGGGCTCGTGTTCGTGGACCTGCGCGACCGCTACGGGCTCACCCAGGTCGTCTTTTCGCCGCAGGACAACCAGACGGCCTACGAGGTGGCCGGACAGCTGCGCCGGGAGGACGTGATCAGCGTACAGGGAACCGTCCGCCCGCGGGGCGAGGAGGCCGTGAACCCCGACCTGCCGACCGGGGCCATCGAGGTCAGTGCCGACGACCTGGCGGTGCTCAACACGTCCGAGACGCCGCCCTTCGTCGTGAGTGCCCACGAGGAGCGGCAGATGAATACGAACGAGGACCTGCGGCTGGCGCACCGCTACCTGGACCTCCGACGGCCGGACCTGCAGGAGAACATCGAACTGCGCCACCGGCTCTACCAGACGACCCACCGCTACTTCGACGCCCACGACTTTCTGGAGGTGGAGACCCCGGTGCTCATGAAATCCACCCCGGAGGGCGCGCGCGACTTCCTCGTCCCCAGCCGCCTCCATCCGGGCCGCTTCTACGCGCTGCCGCAGTCGCCGCAGACCTACAAGCAACTGCTCATGGTGGGCGGGCTCGACCGCTACGTCCAGATCGTAAAGTGCTTCCGCGACGAGGACCTGCGGGCCGACCGCCAGCCAGAGTTTACGCAGATCGACGTGGAGATGACGTTTGCCACCGAGGAGCAGGTCTACGAGCTTACCGAGGGGCTCATGGCCGACCTCTGGGACACCCTGGAGGACACGACGCTGGAGACGCCCTTTCCGCGCATGACCTACGACGAGGCGCTGCGGACCTACGGCACCGACAAGCCGGACCTCCGCTTCGACCTGGAGCTGCACGACGTGAGCGACTGCTTCGCCGGCAGCGGCTTCCGCGTCTTCGACTCGATCGTGGACGACGGTGGACACATCGTGGCCCTCCGGGTGCCCGGCGAGGGCGACCGGGGGCGCGCCGCCATGGACCGGCTGGAGGACCACGTGACCGACGAGATCGGCGCCGCCGGGCTCATCTACTTCCAGCTGCCGTCCGACGGCTCCGGAATCGAGCAGAACCTGAGCAGCGACGCCCTGCCCCACGAGTACGGGCGGGCCGCCGCCGAGCAGGTGGGCGCCGAGGCGGGCGACTTGGTTCTCACGCTGGCCGGCCACTCGCCCACCGTGTTCGAACAGGCCGGCGCCCTGCGCCTCCACATGGGCGAGGAGCTCGGCCTGCGCCCGCCCGCCGACGAGGGCGACGACGCGTTCCTGTGGGTCACCGACTTTCCGCTGATGGAGTACGACGAGGAGGCCGGGCGCCCCGTCTCGATGCACCACCCCTTCACGGCGCCCCACCCGGACGACCTCGACCGCCTCGACGAGGACCCGACGCAGGTGCAAGCACGCGCCTACGATCTCGTCCTCAACGGCAACGAGATTGGCGGCGGCTCCATCCGCATCCACAACCACGAGACGCAGATGCAGGTCTTCGATGTCCTCGGGATCGACGAGGAGGAGGCGCAGGACCGATTCGGGTTTCTGCTCGACGCCCTCCGCTACGGCGCGCCGCCGCACGGGGGCATCGCACTCGGGCTCGACCGCCTCGTCATGCTGCTGGCCGGGGCCGATTCGCTCCGCGACGTCATCGCCTTCCCCAAGACCCAGAGCGGCAAGGAGCCAATGGTGAAGTCGCCCGACTGGGTGGACCCCGAGCAGCTGGAGACCCTCGCCCTCCGCCTCGACCTGCCCCCCGACGTGGAGCCGCCGGCCCGGATCGCCCAGCGCAAGCGCCTGGCGTCTTAGGTCCTGCCCCATGTCCGACTCGCTTTATCCCCCCTTGGACCTGCAGGCCCTCCGCTCGGCCGTCCACGAGCACCTTCACTGGGGGACGTGGGCGCGGTGCATCACGAACAACGGGATTACGATCGAGCGGCCCCGCACGACGGCCCATCCCGACCATCCGTCCATCGTCTACCCGGTCGACTATGGCTACGTGAACGGCACGCGGGGCGGCGACGGCGACGCGCTCGACGTGTTCGTGGGCCGCGGCACGACCGGCCTCGTCGGGGCCCTCCTCACAACCGACCACCAGCAGCGGGACCGGGAGGCGAAATTGCTCTACGACTGCACGCCCCCCGAGGTCTACACGGCCCACGGCTTCATCAACTACGACCGGACGCTGCTGGAGGGCGTGCTGGTGCTCCGCCAAGAGATGCGGACCCTCTGGGACGAGGGCGACGGACCGGCCCCACCCTCGGCGCAACGGCCGTAGGCGGGACGCACGTCTCTTTACGCCCGCCGAATCGTCACCGTGGCCCCGACCCGGTCGGCAAGCGCCCGGAGCTGGGACGGCGTGACGCCGATGTAGACCGTGTCGACGCCGGTGCACCCCGGGTGCGCGTCGGAGCGGATCCGGTTCGTCGAGCCGCCGGCATGGTCCGTCCCGCGGTGCCCATTGACCATCACGAGCGTGTCGACGGCGTCGTCCCCGTCCACCGCCCGGATGATCTCGGCGCGGGAGGCCTTCAGGGCCCGCGAGTAGATGTAGGCGGAGCCGCAGATGATGCCCCCGAATCGCTTGAGGCGGCCCGGCGGGCCCGACGACTGGTTTTCGGGCCCCTTTGCAGAGTCGTGGTGCATCCCGTCGTGCCTTCGCTGTGCCTATTTTCAACCCATTAGAAGCGGACGGAGCGAGCCCGGCGGTCGTTCCGCTAGTCTCGGTCCCGGCTGAGACGTCCAATTCACACCGGCTCCCGTGCCTTAAAACGCCAGCAGGTCCTCCACTTTCGGCCGCAGTCGCGCCGTCGCCGAGAAGATCTCGTCCTCCAGCGGCTTGGCGTTGGGCACCGGCAGGTCCTCGGCGGCCACCCGTGTGATGGGGGCGTCGAGGAGCTCAAAGCCGATCTCGCCCAGCTCCGCCGCCACCTCGGCCCCAAAGCCCGCGGTGCGCGACGCCTCGTGCAACACGAGCAGGCGGTTTGTTTTGTCGAGCGACTGACGGACGGTGTCGCGGTCCCACGGGACGAGCGTGCGCAGGTCCACCACCTCCAGCTCCACCCCGTTTGCTTCGGCCTGGTGTTCCGCCTCCGCCAGCGCCCAGTGCACCCCCACCCCATAGGTGACGATGGTCGCGTCGGTGCCCTCCCGCGCCACCCGTGCCTCCCCGAACGGCAGCGTGTATGCCTCCGTCGGCACCGCGCCGCGGACGGACCGGTAAAGCTTCTTGTGCTCGAAGAAGAGAACCGGGTTGGGGTCGGCCACGGCGGTGCGGAGGAGCCCCTTCGCGTCGCGGGGCGTGGCGGGGACGACCACCTTCAAGCCCGGCGTGTGGGTGAACCAGGCCTCCCGCGACTGCGAGTGGAACGGCCCAGCCCCGATGCCCCCGCCGAAGGGCGCACGGATCGTTACGTTGACCGGCTGTCCCCACCGGTAGTGCGTCGTCGCCAGGTTGTTGACGGTCTGGTTGAAGCCGCACGAGATGAAGTCGGCGTACTGCATCTCCACGACCGCCGGGAGGCCCTCGATGGACAGGCCCATCCCGGCCCCGAGGGCCCCATCCTCGATGATGGGCGTGTTGCGGACGCGCT is part of the Salinibacter ruber DSM 13855 genome and encodes:
- the aspS gene encoding aspartate--tRNA ligase — encoded protein: MERSSRADLISEDSHPARTHTCGDLRAEDNGEAVVLKGWVDTRRDHGGLVFVDLRDRYGLTQVVFSPQDNQTAYEVAGQLRREDVISVQGTVRPRGEEAVNPDLPTGAIEVSADDLAVLNTSETPPFVVSAHEERQMNTNEDLRLAHRYLDLRRPDLQENIELRHRLYQTTHRYFDAHDFLEVETPVLMKSTPEGARDFLVPSRLHPGRFYALPQSPQTYKQLLMVGGLDRYVQIVKCFRDEDLRADRQPEFTQIDVEMTFATEEQVYELTEGLMADLWDTLEDTTLETPFPRMTYDEALRTYGTDKPDLRFDLELHDVSDCFAGSGFRVFDSIVDDGGHIVALRVPGEGDRGRAAMDRLEDHVTDEIGAAGLIYFQLPSDGSGIEQNLSSDALPHEYGRAAAEQVGAEAGDLVLTLAGHSPTVFEQAGALRLHMGEELGLRPPADEGDDAFLWVTDFPLMEYDEEAGRPVSMHHPFTAPHPDDLDRLDEDPTQVQARAYDLVLNGNEIGGGSIRIHNHETQMQVFDVLGIDEEEAQDRFGFLLDALRYGAPPHGGIALGLDRLVMLLAGADSLRDVIAFPKTQSGKEPMVKSPDWVDPEQLETLALRLDLPPDVEPPARIAQRKRLAS
- a CDS encoding inorganic diphosphatase — translated: MSDSLYPPLDLQALRSAVHEHLHWGTWARCITNNGITIERPRTTAHPDHPSIVYPVDYGYVNGTRGGDGDALDVFVGRGTTGLVGALLTTDHQQRDREAKLLYDCTPPEVYTAHGFINYDRTLLEGVLVLRQEMRTLWDEGDGPAPPSAQRP